GCGGGCTGAGCCCTGCTTGGATGACCGGTCTCCGACTGTCGGCGGCCGTGGCGGTCAGCGGCTTCTCTCTCCTTTCGCAGGACGTGCAGAGCAAGTTGAAGGAGTCGGCTCAGTGTGTGGGCGACGAGTTCCTGAACTGTAAGCTGGCGACTCGGGCCAAGGTACTCGTCTGTTGGGGTCCGACTCCCAGTGGCCAGGCATCCCTCCCACATGGAAGGGCGCAGGGGGCAGAGACCCGCCCACGCCGTCACCCACTGTGccgggaggggccaggccggcGGGGCCACCTCGGAGGTCAGACGTCTGGGCTGTGCGGCCGGACACCAGGCTCGTCGTGACTCAGGTGGACACGAGCTCGGCGGCCAGCCTTTCGGGTTTCCGGGGCTCGGTCTTCGCCGGGTTTACTGTAACGTCCGTTCATCCGGTCTTTCCTGAAGGGTTAAGGCAGCTGTTGGCAGCTCCTTTCCTGCTTCGGCTGCTTCTCCCCGTGAGCACTCCCTAGGCCTTCCTTCACGCCCTGAGCCCCTGCTTCCTGAGGGTGATGCCGTCAGCGTCAGGCTGGTGGGACGTGGCTGCGAGGCCCCCTCCCCTGACGGCCCGTCCCGTTCTCCTCTCTCCACTGCAAGTCGCAGGCTGTGCCGGTGTTTCTGCAGGGCCTCTGGTTTCATCAGTTTCAGGGGACGCTGGAGTCGTAGCCTCGCTGGTCGTTCAGCTGTGTGTGCCTTGTGTGCCGTGTGCTATGTACTGTGTGTGCCGTGTGTACTGTGTGTGCCATGTGTGCCGTGTTTACTGTGTGTGCCATGTGTGCTGTGTATGCTGTGTGCCGTGTGCActctgtgtgctgtgtgtgccatGTTTACTGTGTGTGCCATGTGTGCTATGTATGCCGTGTGCCGTGCGTActctgtgtgctgtgtgctgtgtgcgcCATGTGTGCTGTGTGTACTCTGTGTGCTGTGTGTATGCCTTGTGTGCCGTGTGTACTGTGTACTGTGTGTGCCGGGTACTGtgtgtgccgtgtgctgtgtgtgccatgtgtgctgtgtgtgctgtgtgtgccgtgtgctgtgtgTGCCATGTGTGCAGCgatgtttgtttcttttaccCACGCTGGGGTGCAGGGCCCCGGCTGGTCCCCACGGGACCTGGATTTGGGAGCCCGTGTCCTCTGGGTCTCCTGTGCTGAGAGCGTCCACGTGTGGTGGTTCATGGTcacagccccctctcctcccGCCAGGACTTCCTCCCCGCCGACATCCAGACGCAGTTCGCGGTCAGCCGGGAGCTGATCCGGAGCATCTACAACAGCTTCTACAAGCTCCGCGACCGGGCCGAGCGGATGGCGGCCAGGGCCATCGACAACGCTGCCGACCTCCTCATCTTCGGGAAGGAGCTGAGGCAGGCGGCCCGGAGGCTCGAGGGgcccagggtgggaggggccttAGGCTTTGGTGCTGGGCTTATGCATTTCCCATCATCACCCTGTTCTGACCTGTCCTgctcctgcagggaggggaggggtgcacATGGGGCTCACCCCTAGAAGGAGAGGTGGAGAGTTTAGGCAGAAGCCTCGATTCCCACACACGGCGCTTGCCTGCTCCGCGTAGGCCATTTCCCTGCTGTCAGGGTTAGACCTCCGATGGGTTTGACTTTGGGAAGGTCATGGCGGCTGtggcggccccccccccccccccccgcccccaggagagGCCTTCCCCGGACTCCGCCCTCCACAGAGGACTGGCTCCCAGGCCCGCCCTGCGCCCGCAGAGGCCTTGGAAGGAGCCGGAGAGCGGCTCTGGGCTGAGGCCCTTCCTCCCCGCAGCCCCCAGGCGTCCCGTGGCCGCTGAGCAGCGAGGGTCCCGGTCAGGAGACGTGCGGGGACCCCGTGACGTGCTGGGCGGAGGCCGGTGTCAGCTGGGACTGCCGGGAGCTTCGGGCCCTGAGTGTCTCCTGTTGCGTTTTCCTTCAGCGCTTTAGGGTCCGACACGACCCCGCTCCCCTCCTGGGCCGCTCTGAACAGTAGCACGTGGGGGTCCCTGAAGCAGGCGCTGAAAGGCCTGTCCGTGGAGTTCGCTGTGCTCGCAGACAAGGCCGCACAGCAGGTGAGTGACGGGCGCCCGCCGCACCCGCTCCAGAGCGCCGGCCGTGGCCCCCACGGCTCCCTCTTCCCAGGGAGCCTCGGGGCTTGGGGGCCCCTGGAACCCCGGAGCAGGATGTAAGTCCCTCTCTGGGTCAGTTTTAGCGTCTTTTCTGATTCAGCCTCGGGGCTGTTCCCGCCTAGAGAGGGCGGAGGTCGGCCCTGACGTGGAGCGAGGAGCGGGCCCTCCGGCTCCAGGCCCCTCCGGCTCCGGGCCCCTCCGGCTCCGGGCCCTCCGGCtccaggctctgctctgagcTCATGGACGAAGGGTGTCGTTTCCCGCAGCCTCACTGACCTTGGTGGTTTTCACGTGGACGTGAAATTAGTTCTAACACGAAACCGGGTCAGACACCGCCCATCAGGACTTTCTCCGACTCAGCTACGGCCCTTTTCACGCTCGCTGAGCGTGGAGGCATCTGGGGCTGGTGGTCGCAACCATAAGAATGGCTCCTGGTTGTTCTCCCAGACGGGCCGGGAGGCCTAGGGAACCGCCCAGCCTGGGGGTGCGTTGTGGCAGGGTGTGTGCCTTTGGTAACGGGGCAGGTGCGGTGTGCGGGGTTGCGTGCGGCCTGCGGCCAGCAGGGGTCTGTTGGTAGATGACACGGCCAGGAGGGAGCCCCGAGTGCCCTGCTCCGTTCGGGCTCCTCTCCCGGTCAGGAGGGCCGGGCTCTGGTCCCTGGGTACTCTTCCTGGAACCTCACTGATTAGCACGTGGCTGTGGGGGTGGGCTGCAGTGGCCTGGAACGCCTAAGGCCAGGCATGCGTGGGACCTGAGAGACTCCGGGCCCCCCGGTTGGTGCCCCGCCTGTCAGGagccccaggctcccaggccactgCTCGTATCCCCATCAGACTTGCCCTCCTCACCTCTCCCCGCTGTGGGCTTTGGGGTGAGCTTCCCACTGTTGGCCACACAAGCTCTCGATGTTGTAGTGGGAGCCTGTTTCCCCGAGCCCATGTTCCACCTGGGGAGCTGCTTGTCTGACACCTGGGGGAGCTGCTGGGAGGGTGTCGCGGCGCCGGCTCTCCTGGTGCGCGTGGGCGATGTGGGCTTTGGAGCGCGGGAGGGACACGCAGTGCTGGGCGGTGAGCACatgtgggcggggggcggggtgaggcTGTGTTCTCATCGAACTGCTGGATCCATGGCTTCTCTGCCTTGTGCTGGGCCTGCCTGTGGGGGGCTGGGTCCGTGCTCTGGGGCGGGTcccgggccctgtgctgggcgcCCGGTAACCAGCCTGTTTCCCAGGGCAAACAGGAGGAGGACGCCGTGGTGGAGAAGCTGAACCTCTTCCTGGACCTGCTCCAGTCGTACAAGGTGAGTCTCGGCTGCGCCTGCGTGTtcgcgcgtgcatgtgtgtgtgtctctgcgtgagtgtgtgcatatgtatgtctgtgtttgaatgtgtgtgtgagtgtgtgcgtgtttgtgtctctgtgtgagtgtgtgcatgtgcatgtgttcatgtgtgtatgtatgtatgtctcTGTGCATGTGCATATCTGTGTTcacgtgtgtatatgtgtgtatgtctctgtgtgagtgtgtgcatgtctgtTTGCACATGTATATGTGTCTCTGTGAGTgcgtgcatgtctgtgtgtgagtgcatgcgTGTTTGCGtatctttctctgtgtgtgcacctgtttgaatgtatgtgtgtttgtgtgtttgtctgtgtctatgtctcCATGTgagtgtgtttgcatgtgtggatgtgtggatgaatgtgtgtgtattcacgtctctgtgtgtgtgagtgcatgcatGTGAGTGCGTGCACGTGTGCCTTGTGGGGATGGCCCGGCCCTGTGAGCAGGCGAGGGCTTCCCTGCGCAGAGGAGCTCGCctgtggggggggttggggccccgggCCCGGGGTGCCGCCCCAGCCCCGCGAGGCAGTTCTGTCTGGGGGGGGTGAGGCGCCCGGGGTGCTGGCCTCAGCCCCGTGGGCGGTTCTGCCTGTGGGGGGGTGGGCGCCCAGGGTGCTGGCCTCAGTCCCGCGGGGCGGTTCTGCCTGTGGGGTTTCCTGACGGGACGTCTGACCTGTGAAGCCCAGAGCCCGTTGTGCTGAGCTCAGGAGCTGCCCAGCGCTGTGGGAATGTTCCAGAAGGGGCTGCTCCACCGAGAGGCTGGTGGCAGGTGGCCGTGGGAGCCCCAGCCTGGTGACCGTGTGGCTGGTCCCCCAGACTTCTGCTGGGAGGCGGGTGGGGCCCCAGGCGAGGCTGTGCACCTCCTTGCTGCCGGCGGGATGGGCAGCATGCCAGTCCGGCCCAGACGCCCACCCCGTGTGCTGTCCACGCGGTGTTTCACGTGGTGGTTTGTGGTCCCCCCGGGCCCACCCGAGCTGCTCTGCCAGGAGCGCCTTCAGGAGTGAGTGAGCGGGTGCTGAGCTGTCGGCAGGAGGAGGTCATTCCCGGGGAGCCCTCACGCAGGACGGTCACGCACTGACGGGTCCGAGCCGCACGCCCCCCGTCCTCCCCGTGGGGTCCTCCTGCAAGGCAGCCTCTAGTGGGGTGCCCTCCTGCGGGGCGGCTCCAGCTCTCGCTCCCCCCAGGACCTGTGTGAGCGGCACGAGAAGGGCGTGCTGCACAAGCACCAGCGGGCCCTGCACAAGTACAGCCTCATGAAGCGGCAGATGAGCGCCGCCGTGCACAGCCACGAGCCCGAGTCCGTGGAGCAGCTGGAGTCGCGCATCGTGGAGGTGCTCGGGCATGGGGGCATCATGGGGGGCATCGTGGAGGTGCCCGGGCATGGGGGTACCGTGGGGGGCATCGTGGAGGTGCTCGGGCATGGGGGCATCGTGGGGGGCATCGTGGGGGGCATCGTGGAGGTGCTCGGGCATGGGGGCATCTTGGGGGGCATTGTGGAGGTGCTCGGGCATGGGGGTACCGTGGGGGGCATCGTGGAGGTGCCCGGGTGTGGGGGCATCGTGGGGGGCATCGTGGAGGTGCTCGGGCATGGGGGTACCGTGGGGGGCATCGTGGAGGTGCCCGGGTGTGGGGGCATCATGGGGGGCATCGTGGAGGTGCTCGGGCATGGGGGCATCGTGGGGGGCATCGTGGAGGTGCCCGGGTGTGGGGGCATCATGGGGGGCATCGTGGAGGTGCTCGGGCATGGGGGCATCGTGGGGGGCATCGTGGAGGAGCCCGGGTGTGGGGGCATTGTGGGGGGCATCGTGGAGGTGCTCAGGCATGGGGGCATCATGGGGGGCATCGTGGAGGTGCCCGGGTGTGGGGGCATCGTGGAGGTGCTCGGGCATGGGGGCATCGTGGGGGGCATCATGGAGGTGCCCTGCACAggaatgggggcggggaggcgggaggagaggCCTGGACCTGCCTCCGCTGGACCCAGAGCCACACTAGGGGCCTCcgtggtggctgtgggcacctccgACGCCTGGCTGGACCGGGCGGGAGTTGCAGGGGGAGGCCCGGGGAGGCAGTGCGCTGGCGGACCGCCCACCGGGCCGGAGCGAGGAGGCTCTTTGTCTGCAGCAGGAGAACGCCATCCAGACGATGGAGCTGCGGAACCACTTCTCGCTGTTCTGCCTGCACCAGGAGACGCAGCTGGTGCACGCCTACCTGCCCCTCACCTCCCATATCCTCGGGGCCTTCGTCAGCTCCCAGATCCAGGGCCACAAGGAGGTGGGCTCCCCGCGCCACCGGCtcggccagctggccctgccgtTTCTTAGGAACGTTAGTGGGAGAGCAGGGCCTGGATGCGGGTGAGGCCGTCCtgactcggggggtgggggcgggggcgaggggaGCAGAACAAGACAGGAACAGTCCTACCTCCTGGACTCCAGGAGCCGCAAGAGCAGATCCCAGAACTGAGAGGCGGgcgtgaggggaggaggggccccgAGTGGGCCTCCCAGCGCTCGGCCATCCCCAGGTGGGGCTCCTGAGCTGGCGGGAGACGCGGTGCCCTGGGATGTGGAGGCTGCGGCCACACCTGCTGGTTCCACTgacctagggcagcggttctcaacctgtgggtcgtgacccctttggaggttgaacgaccctttcacaggggtcgcctaaggccatcggaaaacacatataattacatattgtttttgtgattcatcactatgctttaatgatgttcaatttgtaacaatgaaaatacatcctgcatatcagatatttacatgacgattcataacagtagcaacattacagttatgaagtagcaacaaaaataattttatggttggggatcaccacaacatgaggaactgtataaagggtcacggcatcaggaaggttgagaaccactgccttaggagctGGTCCCATGCAGCCCCCCAGCCCTACTTCTGTCCTGGGGTCCTTCCACGCTCCTTGTGAGCCCTGGGGGCGCAGCCTCCTA
The sequence above is a segment of the Myotis daubentonii chromosome 5, mMyoDau2.1, whole genome shotgun sequence genome. Coding sequences within it:
- the SNX8 gene encoding sorting nexin-8 isoform X1; the encoded protein is MTGGAMDPLPAAAVTAAAEVEADEEADLPAAGLPSPPASERSDPDPRRMQAPPGNPLLLSHTLQELLARDSVQVELIPEKKGLFLKHVEYEVSSQRFRASVYRRYNDFVVFHALLLQKFPYRMVPALPPKRMLGADREFIEARRRALKRFINLVARHPPFSEDEVLRLFLCFSGPDVQSKLKESAQCVGDEFLNCKLATRAKDFLPADIQTQFAVSRELIRSIYNSFYKLRDRAERMAARAIDNAADLLIFGKELSALGSDTTPLPSWAALNSSTWGSLKQALKGLSVEFAVLADKAAQQGKQEEDAVVEKLNLFLDLLQSYKDLCERHEKGVLHKHQRALHKYSLMKRQMSAAVHSHEPESVEQLESRIVEQENAIQTMELRNHFSLFCLHQETQLVHAYLPLTSHILGAFVSSQIQGHKEMSKVWNDLKPKLHCLFSGPASALTPPRSPRDGLSPH
- the SNX8 gene encoding sorting nexin-8 isoform X3 yields the protein MTGGAMDPLPAAAVTAAAEVEADEEADLPAAGLPSPPASERSDPDPRRMQAPPGNPLLLSHTLQELLARDSVQVELIPEKKGLFLKHVEYEVSSQRFRASVYRRYNDFVVFHALLLQKFPYRMVPALPPKRMLGADREFIEARRRALKRFINLVARHPPFSEDEVLRLFLCFSGPDVQSKLKESAQCVGDEFLNCKLATRAKDFLPADIQTQFAVSRELIRSIYNSFYKLRDRAERMAARAIDNAADLLIFGKELSALGSDTTPLPSWAALNSSTWGSLKQALKGLSVEFAVLADKAAQQEEDAVVEKLNLFLDLLQSYKDLCERHEKGVLHKHQRALHKYSLMKRQMSAAVHSHEPESVEQLESRIVEQENAIQTMELRNHFSLFCLHQETQLVHAYLPLTSHILGAFVSSQIQGHKEMSKVWNDLKPKLHCLFSGPASALTPPRSPRDGLSPH
- the SNX8 gene encoding sorting nexin-8 isoform X2, which produces MTGGAMDPLPAAAVTAAAEVEADEEADLPAAGLPSPPASERSDPDPRRMQAPPGNPLLLSHTLQELLARDSVQVELIPEKKGLFLKHVEYEVSSQRFRASVYRRYNDFVVFHALLLQKFPYRMVPALPPKRMLGADREFIEARRRALKRFINLVARHPPFSEDEVLRLFLCFSGPDVQSKLKESAQCVGDEFLNCKLATRAKDFLPADIQTQFAVSRELIRSIYNSFYKLRDRAERMAARAIDNAADLLIFGKELSALGSDTTPLPSWAALNSSTWGSLKQALKGLSVEFAVLADKAAQQGKQEEDAVVEKLNLFLDLLQSYKDLCERHEKGVLHKHQRALHKYSLMKRQMSAAVHSHEPESVEQLESRIVEENAIQTMELRNHFSLFCLHQETQLVHAYLPLTSHILGAFVSSQIQGHKEMSKVWNDLKPKLHCLFSGPASALTPPRSPRDGLSPH